In one Nocardioides luteus genomic region, the following are encoded:
- a CDS encoding polymorphic toxin-type HINT domain-containing protein, which produces MTEPTPTGADGDWTATSLGTAASWSGGGSSGSFTWSYPLQTPPVASGMEPGLGLTYDSGSVDGVVGSGNVQASWVGLGWDMAPGFIERTYAPCAEDQADDGGTANNKDRDTGDLCWRGEALNLSLSAHAGELVKDPSGGADDFRLRTDDGSVITRLGVKGGQFERFQVTTPDGTRYLFGQTDADTGTNSSLRVPVYGNHSGEPGHAATFGASGQDAVWRWNLTQVTDPVGNTVNYHWAKETNRYRANENIGAVADEERGGVATGYDRGGYLTKVTYGTKTGDTGSAPARVLFDVSERCRNSYDCSAGSGNTLNENNANQWPDVPFDMVCNSGDCDLQTQYSPTFFSTKQLTRVRTQTYTGTGPDEGFTPVDEWTFGFVFPKKEDPRDNVTLWLSSITHRAGAATPGTGTLAGKVIFRSTPMKNRVDTSTDNLPPMYRPRITSIIDELGSVLGVKYSAPACKVDGAFPTPSTNTQRCFPDEAHYDTFPEENHWFYKYVVTAVTQAPGIGLQVLTSYTYGDTDSDGASDGAWARSDDPLALDRKKRWNQWRGYAKVTTRVGEAGADTTGHPRTKTVAAFDRGMGSDGTGLDPDARARAGVPTSTTTYAGETVVSKQTISYDVVPAVAGQTAVRDPRRVQTTSTLTTSPRASADGGGDQYVKVTMDYDSLGREVKRDDHAYTKTSDTAAADTTDRTCLYTTYPSSVVDGLSSYPSQSRKAEGACDSGPPAASGLLEGTQWAYDGGSVGQAPTKGLVTTTKALVDDAWQNTAETTYDANGRVKTVTDAVGAATSLTYTPDTGRTPTKVVSTSPDPDGAGPLARHQTTTINDPKWGLPTNVTDPSGGTTTADYDSLGRLVSVKLPGNASSTPDLAYTYQLRGAGGAKTNAIITKTLTGGTAGTAPGQVTSTALFDSLGRQVQTQTETRWTDEKNKVAKGRVVSTTNYDTAGRVSQVDNQVLAAGGPTTTFVDPVDEAPESIITTYDGASRPLTQTTNWVGTTADPVTRYSYDANLTHTNPPAGGVATTVVADPRGRTSQQWKHTDGGANSDAADATKVVTRYGYTPTGLLKTVKDEKDNTWTYTYDELGHRLTTSDPDAGDSSTIYDNLGRPVESVDANGTKLRTSYDAMGRQTALEEVANDSTRTKLADWVYDTIQTGQLTSTTRYRDGAALYTQAIDAYNATGQPTDSHVTLAAKTGLVPGEVAGTYRTKQSYRLDGQVAATSYYPITPTGATAPVLPAEKVVYDYDELGRPIRMGGSMGQYVIATAYSAYSQIDQLALGNTYGYMSWQSYRYQPGSGRLTEQQVDRQTRPELDQLQTYAYDLAGNMTSVRTDKQATGATDPSWQETECYQYDGLNRLKAAWSGTAQTCGASAPTAGSLPAGHGFAQAWTFEDATNNRLTDTYTTSGGTTKATYSYPADGPAHAPGTVAVDTVSGTADAALTGIEGTYAYSDAGELLDRPVAGDVQRLEWDAEHHLAGVDSVSQSASVQSAVYDTAGARVLRRVTNPGAGTVTTVYLPGGVELVHDSAKDTGAGLQAGEVAPRRDYTFAGQLIATRTGMNPANVTTWAVDDQGTPEYALGNAETADATAQDESLPQRRQRPFGADRGTAPDTATFPGEKGFVGSTRDESVDLLQVGARPYDPVLGLFVTTDPLVDPADPASLNAYSYANQNPITFSDPTGLAAACIKEGTCSASSNGTPVPTSDGTLDANPFDSPPPSPAQPEDPIETSGTAPAEDPIDMRPGPLPDPKAWNKPPEGVHAEADRWIYNLVIGDAINACKQSADSFAAALMCSFEAIAVVIKPAKAADKGYDTYKWGKSAADGVGKTCKFKSFSADTLVLMGDGSKKKFNDLKVGDLVMAQNPITGVKGPRRITAVWVHKDSLYDFEVDGRPIVTTEDHPFWSVTDQAWEDAEDLAVGEFVLTADGDTGRVTKAVDFETRRDADAYNLTVDDLHTYFVGAESVLVHNDDYNQAMRDALAWLEERGFRAEQPTLGRFGDIKGKPIGRQTANGKTGFRVEFDERSGAHINVWNGKEKGPHFTFDGSAKTVTKIQGQFGC; this is translated from the coding sequence ATGACGGAACCCACCCCGACCGGTGCGGACGGCGACTGGACCGCGACGTCGCTGGGGACTGCGGCATCGTGGTCGGGCGGCGGATCCAGCGGGTCCTTCACGTGGTCCTACCCGTTGCAGACCCCGCCGGTCGCCTCGGGGATGGAGCCGGGCCTGGGTCTGACCTACGACTCCGGCTCGGTCGATGGCGTGGTCGGGTCGGGCAACGTGCAGGCCTCCTGGGTTGGGCTCGGCTGGGACATGGCGCCAGGGTTCATCGAGCGCACCTACGCTCCGTGTGCTGAGGACCAGGCCGACGACGGCGGTACGGCCAATAACAAGGACCGCGACACCGGCGACCTGTGCTGGCGCGGCGAGGCACTGAACCTCTCCCTGAGCGCCCACGCCGGCGAGCTGGTGAAAGACCCATCCGGTGGCGCGGACGACTTCCGGCTGCGGACCGATGACGGATCTGTGATCACCCGGCTGGGGGTCAAGGGCGGCCAGTTCGAGCGGTTCCAGGTCACCACGCCCGACGGCACTCGCTATCTCTTCGGGCAGACCGACGCCGACACCGGCACGAACTCGTCACTGCGGGTCCCGGTCTACGGCAACCACTCCGGCGAGCCCGGCCATGCCGCGACCTTTGGGGCCTCGGGTCAGGACGCGGTGTGGCGCTGGAACCTGACCCAGGTCACCGACCCGGTCGGCAACACGGTGAACTACCACTGGGCCAAGGAGACCAACCGCTACCGCGCCAACGAGAACATCGGCGCCGTTGCCGATGAGGAGCGTGGTGGGGTCGCAACCGGCTATGACCGTGGCGGCTACCTCACCAAGGTCACCTACGGCACCAAGACGGGAGACACCGGCTCTGCGCCGGCGCGGGTCCTGTTCGACGTGTCCGAGCGCTGCCGCAACTCCTATGACTGCAGCGCGGGCAGCGGCAACACGCTCAACGAGAACAACGCCAATCAGTGGCCAGACGTCCCCTTCGACATGGTCTGCAACTCCGGTGACTGCGACCTGCAGACGCAGTACTCGCCGACGTTCTTCTCCACCAAGCAGCTCACTCGCGTCCGGACCCAGACCTACACCGGCACCGGTCCCGACGAAGGGTTCACCCCGGTCGACGAGTGGACGTTCGGGTTCGTGTTCCCGAAGAAGGAGGACCCGCGTGACAACGTGACGCTGTGGCTGTCCTCGATCACCCACCGTGCTGGAGCGGCAACACCGGGCACCGGCACGTTGGCGGGCAAGGTCATCTTCCGGTCGACTCCGATGAAGAACCGGGTCGACACTTCCACCGACAACCTCCCGCCGATGTACCGGCCGCGGATCACGAGCATCATCGATGAGCTCGGGTCGGTCCTCGGCGTCAAGTACAGTGCCCCGGCGTGCAAGGTCGACGGCGCCTTCCCCACCCCCTCGACCAACACGCAACGCTGCTTCCCGGACGAGGCGCACTACGACACCTTCCCCGAAGAGAACCACTGGTTCTACAAGTACGTCGTCACGGCGGTCACCCAAGCTCCCGGCATCGGGCTCCAGGTCCTCACCAGCTACACATACGGCGACACAGACAGCGACGGCGCCTCTGATGGTGCCTGGGCGCGCTCGGATGATCCCCTGGCCCTGGACCGCAAGAAGCGGTGGAACCAGTGGCGGGGCTACGCGAAGGTCACCACCCGCGTCGGCGAGGCCGGCGCTGACACAACCGGCCACCCCCGCACCAAGACGGTCGCGGCCTTCGACCGAGGCATGGGCTCGGACGGAACCGGCCTGGACCCCGACGCGAGGGCACGTGCCGGTGTGCCGACCTCGACCACGACCTACGCCGGCGAGACGGTGGTCTCCAAGCAGACCATCAGCTACGACGTCGTTCCCGCGGTGGCGGGGCAGACGGCCGTTCGTGACCCGCGACGGGTTCAGACCACCAGCACCCTGACCACGAGCCCCCGCGCGAGCGCCGATGGTGGTGGGGACCAGTACGTCAAGGTCACCATGGACTACGACTCGCTGGGTCGCGAGGTCAAGCGTGATGACCACGCCTACACCAAGACCAGCGACACCGCGGCCGCTGACACGACCGACCGGACGTGTCTCTACACCACCTATCCCAGCTCCGTCGTGGACGGACTGAGCAGCTACCCCTCGCAGTCCCGCAAGGCCGAAGGCGCCTGCGACAGCGGGCCGCCTGCAGCCTCGGGCCTGCTCGAGGGCACCCAGTGGGCCTACGACGGCGGCAGTGTCGGCCAGGCACCCACCAAGGGCCTGGTGACCACCACCAAGGCCCTTGTCGATGACGCCTGGCAGAACACCGCAGAGACCACGTACGACGCCAACGGCCGCGTCAAGACGGTCACCGACGCCGTCGGCGCAGCGACCTCGCTCACCTACACGCCCGACACCGGCCGCACCCCGACCAAGGTGGTCTCCACCAGTCCCGACCCCGACGGAGCCGGCCCGCTGGCCCGACACCAGACCACCACCATCAACGACCCCAAGTGGGGGCTCCCGACCAACGTAACCGACCCATCCGGCGGCACCACGACCGCCGACTACGACAGCCTCGGACGGCTGGTCAGCGTGAAGCTGCCCGGCAACGCCAGCTCAACTCCGGACCTGGCCTACACCTACCAGCTGCGCGGAGCCGGTGGGGCGAAGACCAACGCGATCATCACCAAGACTCTTACCGGCGGCACCGCCGGGACGGCCCCTGGCCAGGTGACCAGCACCGCCCTGTTCGACTCCCTCGGGCGCCAGGTGCAGACCCAGACCGAGACCCGCTGGACCGACGAGAAGAACAAGGTCGCCAAGGGTCGAGTCGTCTCCACCACCAACTACGACACCGCCGGACGAGTCAGCCAGGTCGACAATCAGGTCCTCGCCGCCGGTGGGCCGACGACCACCTTCGTCGACCCAGTCGACGAAGCCCCAGAGTCCATCATCACCACCTACGACGGCGCCTCCAGGCCGCTGACGCAGACCACGAACTGGGTCGGCACCACCGCCGACCCCGTGACCCGCTACTCCTACGACGCCAACCTGACCCACACCAACCCACCGGCCGGTGGCGTCGCCACCACGGTCGTGGCAGACCCCCGCGGGCGCACCAGTCAGCAGTGGAAGCACACTGACGGCGGAGCGAACAGCGACGCCGCCGACGCCACCAAGGTCGTCACCCGCTACGGCTACACCCCCACCGGGCTCCTGAAGACGGTCAAGGACGAGAAGGACAACACCTGGACCTACACCTACGACGAGCTCGGCCACCGCCTGACCACCAGCGACCCCGACGCCGGCGACTCCTCGACCATCTACGACAACCTCGGCCGCCCGGTCGAGTCCGTGGACGCCAACGGCACCAAACTGCGAACCAGCTACGACGCGATGGGCCGCCAGACCGCGCTCGAGGAAGTCGCCAACGACAGCACCCGCACCAAGCTCGCCGACTGGGTCTACGACACGATCCAGACCGGACAACTGACCTCGACCACTCGCTACCGCGACGGTGCCGCGCTCTACACCCAGGCCATCGACGCCTACAACGCGACGGGGCAGCCCACAGACAGCCACGTCACCCTCGCCGCCAAGACCGGCCTGGTACCCGGCGAGGTCGCCGGCACCTATCGGACCAAGCAGTCCTACCGCCTCGATGGCCAAGTCGCCGCGACGAGCTACTACCCGATCACCCCGACCGGAGCGACCGCACCGGTGCTGCCAGCGGAGAAGGTCGTCTACGACTACGACGAGCTCGGCCGTCCGATACGGATGGGCGGTTCGATGGGGCAGTACGTGATCGCAACGGCCTACTCGGCCTATAGCCAGATCGACCAGCTCGCGCTGGGAAACACCTACGGGTACATGTCCTGGCAGTCCTACCGCTACCAGCCCGGCTCCGGCCGCCTCACCGAACAGCAGGTCGACCGCCAGACCCGGCCGGAGCTGGACCAACTCCAGACCTACGCCTACGACCTGGCCGGGAACATGACCAGCGTCCGCACCGACAAGCAGGCCACTGGTGCCACCGATCCGTCGTGGCAGGAGACCGAGTGCTACCAGTACGACGGCCTGAACCGCCTCAAGGCGGCCTGGTCGGGCACCGCGCAGACCTGCGGCGCGTCTGCTCCGACCGCCGGGAGCCTGCCAGCGGGGCACGGGTTCGCGCAGGCGTGGACCTTCGAGGACGCCACCAACAACCGACTCACCGACACCTACACCACGTCTGGGGGCACCACCAAGGCGACCTACTCCTACCCGGCTGATGGTCCGGCACATGCGCCGGGGACGGTCGCGGTCGACACGGTCTCCGGGACTGCGGACGCGGCACTGACGGGGATCGAGGGCACCTACGCCTACAGCGATGCGGGCGAGCTGTTGGACCGTCCGGTCGCGGGTGACGTGCAGCGTCTGGAGTGGGATGCCGAGCACCACCTCGCGGGCGTCGACTCTGTCAGCCAGAGCGCATCGGTGCAATCCGCGGTCTACGACACTGCTGGTGCACGGGTGCTACGCCGGGTCACCAACCCCGGTGCGGGGACGGTCACAACGGTCTACCTACCTGGTGGTGTCGAGTTGGTCCACGACAGCGCCAAGGACACTGGGGCCGGCCTGCAGGCCGGTGAGGTGGCGCCGCGGCGAGACTACACGTTCGCAGGCCAGCTGATCGCAACCCGGACCGGTATGAACCCGGCTAATGTGACGACCTGGGCGGTCGATGACCAGGGCACACCGGAGTACGCACTCGGAAACGCCGAGACCGCGGACGCGACCGCGCAGGACGAGTCCCTGCCGCAGCGCCGGCAGCGCCCCTTCGGTGCCGACCGCGGCACAGCCCCCGACACGGCGACATTCCCCGGGGAGAAGGGATTCGTCGGGTCGACCCGGGACGAGAGCGTAGACCTGTTGCAGGTCGGCGCAAGGCCGTACGACCCGGTATTGGGGTTGTTCGTGACCACCGATCCGCTGGTCGACCCGGCGGATCCGGCCTCACTGAATGCGTACTCATATGCGAACCAGAACCCGATCACCTTCAGCGACCCCACTGGCCTGGCGGCGGCGTGTATCAAGGAGGGCACCTGCTCTGCGTCTTCGAACGGGACCCCAGTACCGACTTCGGACGGGACGCTCGATGCGAACCCGTTCGACAGCCCGCCGCCGTCGCCGGCGCAGCCCGAGGATCCGATCGAGACCAGCGGCACGGCCCCGGCCGAAGATCCGATCGATATGCGGCCCGGACCCTTGCCGGACCCCAAGGCGTGGAACAAGCCACCTGAAGGGGTACACGCTGAGGCAGACAGATGGATTTACAACCTAGTCATCGGCGACGCGATCAACGCATGCAAACAGTCCGCGGACTCTTTTGCTGCGGCCCTCATGTGTTCCTTCGAAGCTATCGCCGTCGTCATCAAACCGGCCAAGGCCGCCGACAAGGGCTACGACACGTACAAGTGGGGCAAGAGTGCCGCCGACGGCGTAGGCAAGACCTGTAAGTTCAAATCCTTCAGCGCCGACACCCTCGTGTTGATGGGCGATGGATCGAAGAAGAAGTTCAACGACCTCAAGGTCGGCGACCTGGTGATGGCCCAGAATCCGATCACCGGGGTCAAAGGGCCACGACGGATCACGGCGGTCTGGGTGCACAAGGACTCGCTCTACGACTTCGAGGTCGACGGCCGCCCGATCGTGACGACCGAGGACCACCCATTCTGGTCAGTCACCGATCAGGCGTGGGAAGACGCTGAGGACCTGGCTGTTGGTGAGTTCGTCCTCACCGCTGACGGTGACACGGGCCGGGTGACCAAGGCCGTTGACTTCGAGACGCGTCGCGATGCGGACGCCTACAACCTGACTGTTGATGACCTGCACACCTACTTCGTCGGCGCTGAGTCAGTGCTCGTGCACAACGATGACTACAACCAGGCGATGAGGGACGCTTTGGCATGGCTTGAGGAGCGTGGCTTTCGGGCCGAGCAGCCGACCTTGGGTAGATTCGGAGACATCAAGGGCAAGCCGATCGGGCGGCAGACGGCCAATGGGAAGACGGGGTTCCGGGTGGAGTTCGACGAGCGAAGTGGCGCTCATATCAACGTGTGGAACGGCAAGGAGAAGGGCCCTCATTTCACGTTCGACGGAAGCGCGAAGACCGTGACCAAGATCCAGGGGCAGTTCGGCTGCTGA
- a CDS encoding DUF7878 domain-containing protein produces the protein MSVHVGTEVVYQEPGFPIVELARSLSLWIRRADGEDFSFESMSLAERGAISVSGTDGGWVTWSVYTPDVRSSAVPWEVIADGVNAFVTKVREDIISMGIDAAAVLGE, from the coding sequence TTGTCCGTTCACGTCGGCACCGAAGTCGTGTACCAAGAGCCGGGCTTCCCGATCGTCGAGCTTGCACGGAGCCTGAGCCTCTGGATTCGGCGCGCGGACGGCGAGGACTTCTCATTCGAGTCCATGTCGCTGGCTGAGAGAGGTGCGATCAGCGTGAGCGGCACCGACGGCGGTTGGGTCACATGGTCGGTGTATACGCCTGATGTTCGAAGTTCTGCGGTCCCGTGGGAAGTGATCGCCGACGGCGTGAATGCGTTCGTGACAAAAGTGCGAGAGGACATCATCAGCATGGGAATCGACGCTGCGGCCGTTCTAGGAGAGTGA
- a CDS encoding ankyrin repeat domain-containing protein, which yields MTNQSGDPQGRSALHQAVVEGDASVVARLISDGVDLASADNMGNTALRLACQQERIEVSRLLLEAGAPVDPIDAYGNTPLWRAVFAFQGGDPALVRLLLDAGADPDRKNHSDRSPRDMALTFDRPGMRALLG from the coding sequence ATGACGAACCAGAGCGGCGATCCGCAGGGGCGCAGCGCATTGCATCAGGCTGTTGTTGAGGGAGACGCAAGTGTTGTCGCGAGGCTCATTTCCGATGGGGTGGATCTGGCGAGCGCGGACAACATGGGCAACACGGCGCTCCGTCTGGCGTGTCAGCAAGAGCGGATAGAAGTTTCACGCCTCCTGCTCGAGGCCGGCGCGCCGGTCGATCCAATAGATGCATACGGAAACACGCCATTGTGGCGGGCGGTGTTCGCGTTTCAAGGTGGTGATCCGGCACTGGTTCGACTGCTGTTAGATGCTGGTGCTGACCCGGATCGCAAGAACCACAGCGATCGCTCTCCTAGGGACATGGCGCTAACGTTCGATCGGCCAGGGATGAGGGCGTTGTTGGGCTAG
- a CDS encoding MarR family winged helix-turn-helix transcriptional regulator, with amino-acid sequence MAPLSPEEETAWRALGRAVVVIPRVLDADLMQSEGLNLTEYTVLMNLSEAPEHSLRMSELANYVSISVSGLTRVVERLERSGLVERVRSTADGRGQLACLTPAGLTCLEKAWPVHLESVRRHVMDHLQDVDLAAFADALARIAQAEAGPPVRRRSPR; translated from the coding sequence GTGGCTCCGCTGTCGCCCGAGGAGGAGACTGCCTGGCGTGCGCTGGGGCGGGCGGTCGTGGTGATTCCGCGGGTGCTCGACGCCGACCTCATGCAGTCGGAGGGCCTGAACCTCACCGAGTACACCGTGCTGATGAACCTGTCCGAGGCCCCCGAGCATTCGTTGCGCATGAGTGAGCTCGCCAACTACGTATCGATCTCGGTCAGTGGGCTGACGCGGGTCGTAGAGCGGTTGGAGCGGTCGGGTCTGGTCGAGCGGGTCCGTTCGACGGCGGACGGTCGCGGCCAGTTGGCGTGCTTGACCCCGGCCGGGCTGACGTGTCTCGAGAAGGCCTGGCCGGTGCATCTCGAGAGCGTGCGCCGCCACGTGATGGATCATCTCCAGGACGTCGATCTGGCCGCGTTCGCTGACGCGCTCGCGAGGATCGCTCAGGCCGAGGCCGGGCCGCCGGTTCGCCGCCGGTCGCCCCGCTGA
- a CDS encoding CE1759 family FMN reductase yields the protein MSEVTIAVLTAGVSDPSSTRLLADRAAQRTADALSAYDLRATFRSIDLSTIAVDVAQALVSGMPSRQVSAAIENLADADAIIASTPVYKAGISGLFKSFVDLLDNDLLIAKPVILAATGGTDRHAMVVDEQLRPLFAFLRAIPMPTSLYAAPDDWSSPELGDRIARAAGELAVFVRNGTGPQIAEQNWGRHRHQFGGNAEGAPQSISDVDFSTDLMRLAAGGDRAQET from the coding sequence ATGAGCGAGGTGACCATCGCGGTCCTCACCGCCGGTGTCAGCGACCCGTCCTCCACCCGGCTCCTCGCCGACCGAGCAGCCCAACGCACGGCCGACGCCCTGAGCGCGTACGACCTGCGGGCGACGTTCCGTTCGATCGATCTGTCGACGATCGCGGTCGACGTCGCCCAGGCGCTGGTCTCAGGCATGCCGAGCCGACAGGTCAGCGCCGCCATCGAGAACCTCGCCGACGCCGACGCGATCATCGCGAGCACCCCGGTCTACAAGGCGGGGATCAGCGGACTGTTCAAGTCCTTCGTGGACCTTCTCGACAACGATCTGCTCATCGCCAAGCCGGTCATCCTGGCCGCCACCGGAGGCACTGACCGGCACGCCATGGTCGTCGACGAGCAGCTCCGACCACTGTTCGCGTTCCTGCGGGCGATCCCGATGCCGACATCCCTGTACGCCGCCCCCGACGACTGGAGCTCACCAGAGCTCGGCGATCGGATCGCCCGAGCCGCCGGCGAGCTGGCCGTCTTCGTACGCAACGGGACCGGCCCGCAGATCGCCGAGCAGAACTGGGGCCGCCATCGACACCAGTTCGGCGGCAACGCCGAGGGCGCACCTCAATCGATCAGCGACGTCGACTTCTCCACCGACCTGATGCGCCTGGCGGCTGGCGGCGACAGGGCACAGGAGACGTGA
- a CDS encoding CE1758 family FMN-dependent luciferase-like monooxygenase, which produces MQFGIFSVGDVTRDPTTGYTQSEAERIRNLVRIAQRADEVGLDVFAIGEHHNPPFIPSSPTTLLGHIAALTERIILSTSVTLMTTNDPVKVAEDYAMLQHLAGGRLDVMLGRGNTVPVYPWFGKDIRQGVALALENYNLLHRLWREDVVDWEGKFRTALQGFTATPRPLDDVPPFVWHGSIRTPEIAEQAAYYGNGFFANHILAPNLAFKPLVDLYRQRFEHYGHGTAAQAIVGLGGQAFIARRSQDAVERFRPYFEAFPIFRGARLEDWMTGTPLTVGSPQEVIDKTLTFQEGFGDYQRQLFSVDGLGLPVEVALEQVEILGTEVVPVLRKEMAARRAPGVPEAPTHASLVAAKYGDGEPRQPRPNPNRGDNLSGPSPYHDSDPNIAAQFPAAL; this is translated from the coding sequence ATGCAGTTCGGGATCTTCAGCGTCGGGGACGTCACCCGCGACCCGACCACCGGCTACACCCAGAGCGAGGCCGAGCGCATCCGCAACCTCGTCCGCATCGCGCAGCGAGCTGACGAGGTGGGCCTGGACGTCTTCGCCATCGGCGAGCACCACAACCCGCCGTTCATCCCCTCCTCGCCCACGACCCTGCTCGGTCACATCGCGGCACTCACGGAGCGGATCATCCTCAGCACGTCGGTGACACTGATGACGACCAACGACCCCGTCAAGGTCGCCGAGGACTACGCGATGCTCCAGCACCTCGCAGGCGGCCGGCTCGACGTGATGCTCGGGCGGGGCAACACCGTCCCGGTCTATCCCTGGTTCGGGAAGGACATCCGCCAGGGCGTTGCCCTGGCGCTGGAGAACTACAACCTCCTCCACCGGCTCTGGCGTGAGGACGTCGTGGACTGGGAGGGCAAGTTCAGGACCGCGCTGCAGGGGTTCACCGCGACGCCGCGACCTCTCGACGACGTCCCGCCGTTCGTCTGGCACGGCTCGATCCGGACTCCGGAGATCGCCGAGCAGGCGGCGTACTACGGCAACGGCTTCTTCGCCAACCACATCCTCGCTCCCAATCTCGCCTTCAAACCGCTCGTCGACCTCTACCGCCAGCGCTTCGAGCACTACGGCCACGGCACCGCGGCGCAGGCGATCGTCGGCCTCGGCGGCCAGGCCTTCATCGCCCGCCGGTCGCAGGACGCGGTCGAGAGGTTCCGTCCGTACTTCGAGGCCTTCCCCATCTTCCGCGGAGCGAGGCTGGAGGACTGGATGACGGGTACGCCGCTGACGGTCGGCAGCCCCCAGGAGGTCATCGACAAGACCCTGACGTTCCAGGAGGGCTTCGGCGACTATCAGCGCCAACTCTTCTCCGTCGACGGCCTCGGCCTCCCGGTCGAGGTCGCACTGGAGCAGGTCGAGATCCTCGGCACCGAGGTGGTCCCGGTCCTGCGCAAGGAGATGGCGGCGCGCCGCGCACCCGGCGTCCCCGAGGCACCGACCCATGCCTCGTTGGTCGCCGCCAAGTACGGCGACGGCGAACCCCGCCAGCCCCGGCCGAACCCGAATCGTGGCGACAACCTGTCCGGCCCCTCCCCCTACCACGACAGCGACCCGAACATCGCAGCACAGTTCCCGGCGGCCCTGTGA
- a CDS encoding GNAT family N-acetyltransferase, which produces MTDIDLEVVHAPERLRYEARVDGSVVGFAEYILATDLIVFTHTEVDPAYEGKGVGSAIARFALDDVRDGSQRKVMPLCPFIKGWIANHREYVPLVKRVPASTAKD; this is translated from the coding sequence ATGACAGACATCGACCTCGAGGTCGTACATGCGCCTGAGCGCCTGCGCTACGAGGCGCGGGTGGATGGATCCGTGGTGGGGTTCGCGGAGTACATCCTCGCCACCGACCTGATCGTGTTCACCCACACCGAGGTCGACCCTGCGTACGAGGGGAAGGGCGTCGGCTCCGCGATCGCGAGGTTCGCGCTCGACGACGTCCGCGACGGCAGCCAGCGCAAGGTGATGCCGCTGTGCCCGTTCATCAAGGGCTGGATCGCGAACCACCGCGAGTACGTCCCGCTCGTGAAGCGTGTGCCCGCGTCGACGGCGAAGGACTGA
- a CDS encoding (4Fe-4S)-binding protein: protein MARKTYTGPVVDVSFDGDVCQHAAECVRGMPTVFDTAARPWIDPARADSEGTAQILRDVIGRCPSGALLVLEHSGEES, encoded by the coding sequence ATGGCACGCAAGACCTACACCGGGCCAGTGGTCGACGTCTCCTTCGACGGGGATGTGTGCCAGCACGCGGCCGAGTGCGTACGTGGGATGCCCACCGTCTTCGACACCGCCGCGCGGCCGTGGATCGACCCGGCCCGCGCCGATTCGGAGGGGACCGCTCAGATCTTGCGAGACGTGATCGGGCGCTGCCCCTCCGGCGCACTTCTCGTTCTCGAGCATTCAGGAGAGGAATCATGA
- a CDS encoding SDR family NAD(P)-dependent oxidoreductase, whose product MGQLDGKTAVVTGGSSGIGLATALRLADEGAYVFVTGRREAELEAAVTAIGPERATGVTGDISELADLDRLYDAVRARGRGLDVLVANAAVGTFVTLEETTEEHFDQIFGINTRGTLFTVQKALPLLNDGASVILIGSTAADRGMEAFGAYAASKAALRSFARTWSAELKHRGIRVNVVSPAWIETPGGTAAFGDEETARAIKEHVEATVAKGRMGRPEEAAAVVAFLASEQSSYVVGSNLYVDGGANQI is encoded by the coding sequence ATCGGACAGTTGGACGGCAAGACCGCGGTGGTCACCGGCGGCAGCAGCGGAATCGGTCTCGCCACCGCACTGCGGCTGGCGGACGAAGGAGCGTACGTCTTCGTCACCGGGCGGCGAGAGGCAGAGCTGGAGGCGGCCGTCACGGCCATCGGACCGGAGCGGGCGACGGGCGTGACCGGCGACATCTCCGAGCTGGCCGACCTCGACCGGCTCTACGACGCGGTCCGAGCCCGCGGGAGAGGTCTGGACGTGCTCGTGGCGAACGCGGCGGTCGGCACGTTCGTGACGTTGGAGGAGACCACCGAGGAGCACTTCGACCAGATCTTCGGGATCAACACCCGTGGCACCCTGTTCACGGTCCAGAAGGCGCTCCCACTGCTCAACGACGGCGCCTCGGTCATCCTGATCGGCTCCACGGCGGCCGACCGTGGCATGGAGGCGTTCGGTGCGTACGCAGCGTCGAAAGCGGCACTGCGCTCGTTCGCCCGGACCTGGTCCGCCGAGCTCAAGCACCGCGGCATCCGCGTCAACGTGGTCTCGCCGGCGTGGATCGAGACCCCTGGCGGCACCGCGGCCTTCGGCGACGAGGAGACCGCCCGGGCCATCAAGGAGCACGTCGAAGCGACCGTGGCCAAGGGCCGCATGGGACGGCCCGAGGAGGCTGCCGCCGTGGTGGCGTTCCTGGCCTCGGAGCAGAGCAGCTATGTCGTCGGCTCGAACCTCTATGTCGACGGCGGAGCGAACCAGATCTGA